The following proteins are co-located in the Pseudomonas synxantha genome:
- a CDS encoding biotin-dependent carboxyltransferase family protein produces MSRLIIEASTPLCLLQDAGRFGVRHLGVTQGGALDWVSMSWANWLLDNALDAPVVEVTLGGFTVQAEDYCLLALAGADLGAYIDDRAISPGRSFILQKGQRLRFTQPFKGARAYLAAPGGFDAPPVLGSCATVVREALGGVDGFGKALAEGAQLTYSGTGGAMKVLANPDLPSAASLDVIIGAQIGQFSGQSLFDAFNTEWALDSRADRMGMRLLGTPLQYQGPSLISEGIPLGAIQVPPDGQPIVLLNDRQTIGGYPRLGALTPLSLARLAQCLPGATLKLAPMVQPGAHAQHLRYLAQYTNP; encoded by the coding sequence ATGAGCCGCTTGATCATCGAGGCCAGCACGCCGCTGTGCCTGTTGCAGGACGCCGGGCGTTTTGGCGTGCGCCACCTCGGCGTGACCCAGGGCGGCGCGCTGGATTGGGTATCCATGTCCTGGGCCAATTGGCTGCTGGACAACGCCCTGGATGCGCCGGTGGTGGAAGTCACCCTCGGCGGCTTTACCGTGCAGGCCGAGGACTATTGCCTGCTGGCCCTGGCCGGTGCGGACCTGGGCGCCTACATCGATGATCGCGCCATCAGCCCTGGGCGCAGTTTTATCCTGCAAAAGGGCCAGCGTTTGCGCTTTACCCAGCCGTTCAAGGGGGCACGGGCTTACCTGGCGGCGCCGGGCGGCTTCGACGCGCCGCCCGTGCTCGGCAGTTGTGCCACGGTGGTACGCGAGGCATTGGGTGGGGTGGACGGTTTCGGCAAAGCCTTGGCTGAAGGCGCTCAGTTAACTTATTCCGGGACCGGGGGCGCGATGAAAGTGCTGGCCAACCCGGATTTGCCATCCGCTGCATCCCTGGACGTGATCATCGGTGCGCAGATTGGCCAGTTCAGTGGGCAGAGCCTGTTCGATGCGTTCAACACCGAATGGGCCCTCGACAGCCGCGCTGATCGCATGGGCATGCGCTTGCTCGGTACACCGCTGCAATACCAGGGGCCGTCGTTGATTTCCGAAGGTATCCCGCTGGGAGCGATCCAAGTGCCGCCGGATGGGCAGCCGATCGTGTTGCTCAATGATCGCCAGACCATTGGCGGCTATCCGCGCCTGGGAGCGTTGACGCCGTTGTCGCTGGCACGATTGGCGCAATGCCTGCCCGGTGCGACATTGAAACTGGCGCCTATGGTGCAGCCTGGCGCCCACGCGCAGCATCTGAGGTATCTGGCGCAATACACCAACCCGTAA
- the pxpB gene encoding 5-oxoprolinase subunit PxpB yields the protein MKPRIEVVAIDCLMVRLFEVIAEANMPWMLAATQRLRAGFGPALVDLVPSYTTLMVHYDLTTLTPAQARELIDQALTDLQPQAQGSGQCHVLPVWYDLSVGPELTLLAQRSGLAVDEVIRRHSAHEYQVFALGFAPGFAFMGLVDETLATPRLNTPRKRVAAGSVGIAERQTAAYPVVSPGGWNLIGRTAAKLFDRDRDGYSLMQPGDTVRFEAVDHAEFIHLGGDDTPLEAQA from the coding sequence ATGAAGCCACGCATTGAAGTGGTGGCCATCGACTGCCTGATGGTGCGTCTGTTTGAGGTGATTGCCGAAGCCAATATGCCGTGGATGCTCGCCGCCACCCAGCGCCTGCGCGCTGGGTTCGGCCCGGCGTTGGTGGACCTGGTGCCGTCCTATACCACCTTGATGGTGCATTACGATCTCACGACGCTGACCCCGGCCCAGGCCCGGGAACTGATCGACCAGGCCCTTACCGATCTGCAACCCCAGGCCCAGGGTAGCGGCCAGTGCCATGTGCTGCCGGTGTGGTACGACCTGAGTGTCGGCCCGGAACTGACCCTGTTGGCCCAGCGTAGCGGGTTGGCGGTGGATGAAGTGATCCGCCGCCACAGCGCCCACGAATACCAGGTGTTCGCCCTCGGCTTCGCCCCAGGTTTTGCCTTTATGGGGCTGGTGGACGAAACCCTCGCCACGCCGCGCCTCAACACCCCGCGCAAACGCGTGGCCGCTGGCAGCGTCGGCATTGCCGAACGGCAAACCGCCGCCTACCCGGTGGTGTCCCCGGGCGGCTGGAACCTGATCGGCCGCACTGCGGCCAAGCTGTTCGACCGCGATCGCGACGGCTACAGCCTGATGCAACCCGGCGACACGGTACGCTTCGAAGCGGTCGACCATGCCGAATTCATCCACCTGGGAGGCGATGACACGCCGTTGGAGGCGCAGGCATGA
- a CDS encoding 5-oxoprolinase subunit PxpA encodes MSRLLLNCDIGESFGNWTMGLDAEVMPFIDCANVACGFHAGDPSIMRKTVSLAFKHGVQVGAHPAYQDLQGFGRRSMHYTPQEIQDLLHYQIGALDGICRAQGGRVSYVKPHGAMYNDMMANPAQLRAVIQAVAAYGDLPLMLLATRDNSAAQALGDEYGVILWFEAFADRAYDSNGHLVSRQLPGAVHHDPGTILQQALTISRGAPLVASDGSALVLQANTLCVHGDNASSVAAVQRIREALKTA; translated from the coding sequence GTGAGCCGCCTGCTTTTGAACTGCGACATCGGCGAAAGCTTTGGTAACTGGACCATGGGTCTGGACGCCGAAGTCATGCCGTTCATCGACTGCGCCAACGTGGCCTGCGGCTTTCATGCCGGCGACCCGAGCATCATGCGCAAGACCGTCAGCCTGGCGTTCAAGCATGGCGTGCAAGTCGGCGCTCACCCGGCCTATCAAGACCTGCAGGGCTTTGGCCGGCGTTCCATGCACTACACGCCCCAGGAAATCCAGGATCTGTTGCACTACCAGATCGGCGCGCTGGACGGCATCTGCCGGGCCCAGGGCGGTCGCGTCAGCTATGTGAAGCCCCACGGCGCGATGTACAACGACATGATGGCGAACCCGGCGCAGTTGCGTGCGGTGATCCAGGCCGTGGCCGCCTACGGTGACCTGCCACTGATGCTGCTGGCCACCCGCGACAACAGCGCGGCCCAGGCGTTGGGCGACGAATATGGCGTGATCCTGTGGTTCGAAGCCTTCGCCGACCGCGCCTATGACAGCAACGGCCATCTGGTCTCCCGCCAGCTGCCCGGCGCTGTGCATCACGATCCCGGCACTATCTTGCAGCAGGCCCTGACCATTTCCCGTGGCGCTCCGCTGGTCGCCAGCGACGGTAGTGCGCTGGTGTTGCAGGCCAATACCCTGTGCGTGCATGGCGACAACGCCAGCTCGGTGGCTGCGGTGCAGCGAATCCGTGAAGCGTTGAAGACAGCATGA
- a CDS encoding LysR family transcriptional regulator produces MNLKFLETFVWVAKLKSFRLTAEKLFTTQASISSRIAVLESELGVKLFLRDSRGVSLTPEGLKVLDYAEQMMVTMQGLKQSLETSSSKVGRIRIGAMDTVIHTWLSPLVAELMDHFPLVEIELVADTALNLSDQLQKGFLDLILQTDLLRLETVRSLELASHPMAWIVASQSIYHRDYASLAELAQERIITYSKNSHPHQDVISLMQANGVAAPRMNCVNSVSAITRLLRDGFGIGALPPVLVSEELARGELVMLPMAQRLPNLQVVVSWRVGVELVEEIVGLCQKVVARYAEEVGEERMVLSH; encoded by the coding sequence ATGAATTTGAAGTTCCTCGAAACCTTCGTCTGGGTGGCCAAGCTCAAGAGTTTTCGCCTGACCGCCGAGAAGCTATTCACCACCCAGGCCTCGATTTCCAGCCGCATCGCGGTGTTGGAAAGCGAGTTGGGCGTGAAGCTGTTCCTGCGTGACTCCCGCGGCGTGAGCCTGACCCCGGAAGGCTTGAAGGTGCTCGATTACGCCGAACAGATGATGGTGACCATGCAGGGCTTGAAGCAGTCTCTGGAAACCAGCAGCAGCAAGGTCGGGCGCATTCGCATCGGTGCGATGGACACCGTGATCCACACTTGGCTGAGCCCGCTGGTCGCGGAGTTGATGGATCATTTCCCCCTGGTAGAAATCGAGTTGGTCGCCGATACGGCGCTTAACCTCAGCGATCAGCTACAAAAAGGTTTCCTCGACCTGATCCTGCAAACCGACCTGCTGCGCCTGGAAACCGTACGCAGCCTGGAACTGGCCAGTCACCCCATGGCCTGGATCGTCGCCAGCCAATCGATCTATCACCGCGACTACGCCTCGCTGGCCGAACTGGCCCAGGAGCGCATCATCACCTACTCGAAAAACTCCCACCCGCACCAGGACGTAATCAGCCTGATGCAGGCCAACGGCGTGGCCGCGCCACGGATGAACTGTGTGAACTCGGTGTCGGCGATTACCCGGTTGCTGCGCGATGGCTTCGGCATTGGCGCACTGCCGCCGGTACTGGTCAGCGAAGAACTGGCGCGGGGCGAATTGGTGATGCTGCCGATGGCCCAGCGCCTGCCGAACTTGCAGGTAGTGGTGTCATGGCGCGTGGGGGTGGAGTTGGTGGAGGAGATTGTGGGGTTGTGCCAGAAGGTGGTGGCCCGCTACGCCGAGGAAGTCGGTGAAGAACGGATGGTGCTAAGCCACTGA
- a CDS encoding DUF2937 family protein, producing MLLSYLRLVLFAIGLLVGVQVPGFISDYAKRVEAHLIEAQTGLRGFESTAQQFFNGDLQALVAHYRASDDPVFQSDASSLGAMLDRQLELDKQFQAMQGPWYIRVLQVAVAADPDIRQETWNGYSYQILLTPEAMGWGLGGAMLLSFGIECLYRLIDWVVLGGRRLRQSRPIEERDLKGL from the coding sequence ATGTTGCTTAGCTATCTGCGGTTGGTGCTGTTTGCCATTGGCTTGTTGGTCGGCGTGCAGGTGCCGGGGTTTATCAGCGACTACGCCAAGCGCGTCGAGGCCCACCTGATCGAGGCCCAGACCGGCCTGCGCGGCTTTGAATCCACGGCGCAACAGTTCTTCAACGGGGACTTGCAGGCCTTGGTGGCCCATTACCGCGCCAGTGACGACCCGGTGTTCCAGAGCGACGCCAGCAGCCTGGGCGCGATGCTCGATCGCCAGCTTGAGTTGGACAAGCAATTCCAGGCCATGCAGGGCCCGTGGTACATCCGCGTGCTGCAAGTGGCGGTGGCCGCCGACCCGGATATCCGCCAGGAAACCTGGAATGGCTACAGCTACCAGATCTTGCTCACACCCGAAGCCATGGGCTGGGGCCTGGGCGGGGCGATGCTGTTGTCGTTCGGCATCGAATGCCTGTACCGCCTGATTGATTGGGTGGTGTTGGGCGGCAGGCGCTTGCGTCAGAGCCGGCCCATCGAAGAGCGGGACCTCAAGGGCCTCTAA
- a CDS encoding class II glutamine amidotransferase — MCELLGMSANVPTDIVFSFTGLMQRGGRTGPHRDGWGIAFYEGRGLRLFQDPAASSESEVALLVQRYPIKSEVVIGHIRQANVGKVSLANTHPFVRELWGRNWCFAHNGQLADFNPRATFYRPVGDTDSEAAFCDLLNRVREAFPEPVDIEQVLPDLIAACAEYRSKGVFNCLLSDGDWLFCYCSTKLAQITRRAPFGPARLKDVDVIVDFQAETTPNDVVTVIATEPLTDNENWTRYEPGQWSLWRRGECVSQGVTE; from the coding sequence ATGTGTGAATTATTGGGCATGAGTGCCAACGTCCCCACCGATATCGTGTTCAGCTTTACCGGGCTGATGCAGCGCGGTGGGCGTACCGGCCCGCACCGCGACGGTTGGGGTATCGCCTTCTACGAAGGGCGTGGCCTGCGGTTGTTCCAGGACCCGGCCGCCAGCAGTGAGTCGGAAGTCGCGTTGCTGGTGCAGCGTTACCCGATCAAGAGCGAAGTGGTGATCGGCCATATCCGCCAGGCCAATGTGGGCAAGGTGAGCCTGGCCAATACCCACCCGTTCGTGCGTGAGCTATGGGGCCGCAACTGGTGTTTTGCCCACAACGGCCAACTGGCGGACTTCAACCCCCGCGCCACCTTCTACCGTCCGGTGGGCGATACCGACAGCGAAGCGGCCTTCTGCGACCTGCTCAACCGCGTGCGCGAAGCCTTCCCCGAGCCGGTAGACATCGAGCAAGTGCTACCGGACCTGATCGCCGCCTGCGCCGAATACCGCAGCAAGGGCGTGTTCAACTGCCTGCTCAGCGATGGCGACTGGCTGTTCTGCTACTGCTCGACCAAACTGGCGCAGATTACCCGGCGCGCGCCCTTTGGCCCGGCGCGCTTGAAAGATGTCGATGTGATCGTCGATTTTCAGGCCGAAACCACCCCCAATGACGTGGTAACGGTGATCGCCACCGAACCCCTGACCGACAACGAAAACTGGACCCGCTACGAACCGGGCCAATGGAGCCTATGGCGACGCGGTGAATGCGTCAGCCAGGGCGTTACCGAGTAA
- a CDS encoding S9 family peptidase, with translation MTSSTAPIARKAPGPDPYAWLQARDTPEVLDYLKAENAWQETQLADQQALRETLFEEIKGRILETDLSLPSPWGPYMYYTRTTAGDEYARHYRCRRPADDSNQVDDSSEELLLDPNVLANGGFFSLGAFSISPDHQRLAYSLDTSGEEIYTLFVKELATGKVSELAFENCDGSMTWANDSLTLFFGELDDTHRPHKLYRYRLDGTAAQEVFHEPDGRFFLHCYRSSSERQLLLALGSKTTSEIWALDANQPHLGFTCLAPRVEDHEYDVDHGKRNGEWTWFIRSNRDGINYALFIAADTGGVPSEDQWQNLIPHSDEVMLDGVSLNASAMTLSLRIGGLPVIEVHPEDVPAYRVELPDAAYSLYVQNSLEFHSDRIRLRYEALNRPAQVRQLELETGAQVVLKETPVLGVFNADDYVSQRLWATSADGTQVPISLVVKRDQLGQATPLYLYGYGAYGQSLDPWFSHARLSLLDRGVAFAIAHVRGGGELGEAWYRNGKQEHKQNTFSDFIACAEHLIAQGVTTSRQLAISGGSAGGLLIGAVLNQRPELFQAAIAEVPFVDVLNTMLDPELPLTITEYDEWGNPEDPEVYARIKAYAPYENVSAQAYPATLVIAGYNDSRVQYWEAAKWVAKLRDTATSDNLLLLKTELGAGHGGMSGRYQGLRDVALEYAFVFKALGLI, from the coding sequence ATGACGTCATCGACCGCCCCGATTGCCCGCAAGGCCCCAGGCCCAGACCCGTACGCCTGGCTGCAAGCGCGGGACACCCCAGAAGTGCTCGACTACCTCAAGGCCGAAAACGCCTGGCAGGAGACCCAGTTGGCCGACCAGCAGGCGCTGCGCGAGACCCTGTTCGAAGAGATCAAGGGCCGTATCCTTGAAACCGACCTGTCCCTGCCCTCCCCTTGGGGTCCGTACATGTACTACACGCGCACCACCGCCGGTGACGAATATGCGCGCCATTACCGCTGCCGCCGCCCGGCTGACGACAGCAACCAAGTGGATGACAGCAGCGAAGAATTGCTGCTGGACCCGAACGTATTGGCCAACGGCGGCTTTTTCTCCCTCGGCGCGTTCAGCATCAGCCCCGACCACCAGCGCCTGGCCTACAGCCTCGACACCAGCGGCGAAGAGATCTACACCCTGTTCGTGAAGGAATTGGCCACAGGCAAAGTCAGCGAACTGGCGTTCGAGAACTGCGACGGCAGCATGACCTGGGCCAATGACAGCCTGACCCTGTTCTTCGGCGAGCTGGACGACACCCATCGCCCGCACAAGCTGTATCGCTATCGCCTGGATGGCACGGCGGCGCAGGAAGTGTTCCACGAGCCCGACGGCCGTTTCTTCCTGCACTGCTACCGTTCCAGCTCCGAGCGCCAACTGCTGTTGGCCCTGGGCAGCAAGACCACCAGCGAAATCTGGGCGCTGGACGCCAACCAGCCGCACCTGGGCTTTACCTGCCTGGCACCACGTGTCGAAGACCATGAATACGATGTCGACCATGGCAAGCGCAATGGCGAATGGACATGGTTTATTCGCAGCAACCGCGATGGGATCAACTACGCGCTGTTCATCGCCGCCGATACCGGTGGCGTGCCGAGCGAAGATCAATGGCAAAACCTGATCCCTCACAGTGACGAGGTCATGCTCGACGGTGTGAGCCTGAACGCCAGCGCCATGACCTTGAGCCTGCGCATCGGTGGCCTGCCGGTCATCGAGGTGCACCCCGAAGACGTACCGGCCTATCGCGTGGAGTTGCCCGATGCGGCCTACAGCCTCTACGTACAAAACAGCCTGGAATTTCACAGCGACAGGATCCGCTTGCGCTATGAGGCCTTGAACCGTCCGGCCCAGGTACGTCAGCTCGAACTGGAGACAGGCGCCCAAGTGGTGCTCAAGGAAACCCCGGTACTTGGCGTGTTTAATGCTGACGACTACGTCAGCCAACGCCTATGGGCCACCTCCGCTGACGGCACCCAGGTGCCCATCAGCCTGGTGGTCAAGCGGGACCAGCTCGGCCAAGCGACGCCGCTGTACCTGTATGGCTATGGTGCCTACGGCCAAAGCCTTGATCCGTGGTTCTCCCATGCGCGCCTGAGCTTGCTCGATCGCGGGGTAGCGTTTGCCATCGCCCATGTGCGTGGCGGCGGTGAGTTGGGCGAAGCCTGGTATCGCAACGGCAAGCAGGAACACAAGCAGAACACTTTCAGCGACTTTATCGCCTGCGCCGAACACCTGATCGCCCAGGGCGTAACCACCTCCAGGCAACTGGCGATCAGCGGCGGCAGTGCCGGTGGCCTGTTGATCGGCGCCGTACTCAACCAGCGTCCGGAACTGTTCCAGGCAGCGATTGCCGAAGTGCCGTTCGTCGATGTGCTCAACACCATGCTCGACCCGGAACTGCCGCTGACCATCACCGAGTACGACGAATGGGGCAACCCCGAGGACCCCGAGGTGTATGCGCGCATCAAGGCCTACGCGCCGTACGAAAACGTCAGCGCCCAGGCCTACCCGGCCACGCTGGTGATCGCCGGCTACAACGACAGCCGCGTGCAGTACTGGGAAGCGGCCAAATGGGTGGCCAAGCTGCGCGACACCGCCACCTCCGACAACCTGCTGCTGCTCAAGACCGAGCTGGGCGCCGGCCATGGCGGCATGAGCGGTCGCTACCAGGGATTACGTGACGTAGCGCTCGAATATGCGTTTGTGTTCAAGGCGCTCGGGCTGATTTAG
- a CDS encoding Crp/Fnr family transcriptional regulator: MPQATLLNDEIRDMLMDCGLFDPLLPEDFHIAAGYFNISSIAQGEVIFLEGDAGTFMCILHTGQVAVQKTNHTGQRLTIATLRSGRAFGEMAVLDGERRSASCVAASDCVLLNLGKDALEKMLNEAPRVAAKIIRAIAVALSKRLRMADGQLLSQQF; encoded by the coding sequence ATGCCACAAGCCACCTTACTCAACGACGAAATCCGCGACATGCTGATGGACTGCGGGCTGTTTGACCCGCTGCTGCCGGAAGATTTTCATATCGCCGCGGGCTACTTCAATATCAGCAGCATTGCCCAGGGCGAGGTGATTTTCCTCGAGGGCGATGCGGGCACCTTCATGTGCATCCTCCACACTGGCCAGGTGGCCGTGCAGAAAACCAACCACACCGGCCAGCGCCTGACCATCGCCACCCTGCGCAGTGGCCGGGCGTTTGGCGAAATGGCGGTGCTCGACGGCGAGCGGCGCTCGGCCAGTTGCGTCGCGGCCAGTGATTGCGTGCTGTTGAACCTGGGCAAGGATGCCCTGGAAAAAATGCTCAATGAAGCGCCCAGGGTGGCGGCCAAGATCATCCGCGCCATTGCCGTGGCCCTGTCCAAGCGCCTGCGCATGGCCGACGGGCAACTGTTATCTCAACAGTTTTAA
- a CDS encoding spermidine synthase, whose protein sequence is MKRFVLLDTTPIPDNGGALCLFEYGEDFVIKIQGGDGGQLMNTRMHGSEDALAEIPCRKVAGRPGSRVLIGGLGMGFTLAAALKHLGKSAEVVVAELVPGVVEWNRGPLGEKSGRPLLDPRTVIRLEDVAKVLQAEPQGFDAIMLDVDNGPEGLTQKANSWLYSAGGLAACAKALRPKGVLAVWSASADKLFSDKLRKAGFKAEEVQVFAHGNKGTRHTIWIAEKLKG, encoded by the coding sequence ATGAAACGTTTCGTTCTGCTGGACACCACTCCGATCCCCGACAATGGCGGTGCCTTGTGCCTGTTCGAATACGGCGAGGACTTTGTCATCAAGATCCAGGGCGGTGACGGCGGCCAGCTGATGAACACGCGCATGCACGGCTCCGAAGACGCCCTGGCCGAGATCCCCTGCCGCAAGGTGGCCGGCCGCCCGGGTTCACGGGTGCTGATCGGCGGCTTGGGCATGGGTTTTACCTTGGCCGCAGCGCTCAAGCATTTGGGCAAGAGCGCCGAAGTGGTGGTGGCGGAGTTGGTGCCCGGGGTTGTGGAGTGGAACCGTGGGCCGCTGGGGGAAAAGTCCGGGCGCCCGCTGCTGGATCCACGCACGGTGATCCGTCTGGAAGACGTGGCCAAAGTGCTGCAGGCCGAGCCCCAGGGCTTCGACGCAATCATGCTCGACGTCGACAACGGCCCCGAGGGTCTGACGCAAAAGGCCAATAGCTGGTTGTATTCCGCCGGTGGCCTGGCCGCGTGCGCCAAGGCCCTGCGGCCCAAGGGCGTGCTGGCCGTGTGGTCGGCGAGCGCCGATAAGCTGTTCAGCGACAAACTGCGCAAGGCAGGCTTCAAGGCTGAGGAAGTCCAGGTGTTTGCCCATGGCAACAAGGGCACGCGGCATACCATCTGGATTGCAGAAAAGCTGAAGGGCTGA
- a CDS encoding ParB/Srx family N-terminal domain-containing protein: protein MRLHSWTIGLVLCALTAQVQAFSTPQPGQVIEVALEQLHPTQAVVGFDQIYYSLGLFADKPAKAFDEYCETNGQGEADQVPKNAELLRPASFTCKRAVGTYPNEMKTVVVGPGGQLYLTDGHHSFTTLWETPGAGPRLKMWVKVTDDFSRSPNLATFWQRMEAARKVWLKDNQGQTLLPAQLPAHLGFKNLQDDTFRSLVYFTRKAAYGKPTDGAIAPEFLEFYWGNWLRTQIDLGSYNLNKKGGYKDAIEAVAQRMVSLAPGSKVGDSGFTARQLGGMTQLDHSELEKTFDKKLPYVIDYRKTRD, encoded by the coding sequence ATGCGTCTGCATTCATGGACTATCGGGCTTGTGCTCTGTGCCCTTACCGCGCAAGTCCAGGCGTTTTCGACGCCACAACCGGGGCAGGTGATCGAGGTCGCCCTGGAACAATTGCATCCGACCCAGGCTGTGGTTGGTTTCGACCAGATCTACTACAGCCTGGGGCTGTTCGCCGACAAGCCCGCCAAGGCTTTCGATGAATACTGCGAAACCAATGGCCAGGGCGAGGCCGATCAGGTGCCCAAGAACGCCGAACTGCTGCGGCCCGCCAGCTTCACCTGCAAGCGTGCGGTGGGTACCTATCCAAATGAGATGAAAACCGTGGTGGTCGGTCCCGGCGGCCAACTGTACCTGACTGATGGTCATCACAGTTTCACCACCCTGTGGGAGACCCCCGGCGCCGGCCCGCGCTTGAAGATGTGGGTCAAGGTCACCGACGACTTCAGCCGCAGCCCGAACCTTGCCACCTTCTGGCAACGCATGGAGGCTGCGCGCAAGGTCTGGCTCAAGGACAACCAGGGCCAGACGCTGCTACCTGCGCAATTGCCAGCGCACCTGGGCTTCAAGAACCTGCAGGACGACACTTTCCGCAGCCTGGTGTATTTCACCCGCAAGGCCGCCTATGGCAAGCCAACCGACGGTGCGATTGCGCCGGAATTCCTCGAGTTCTACTGGGGCAACTGGCTGCGCACGCAAATTGATCTGGGCAGCTACAACCTGAATAAGAAAGGCGGATACAAGGACGCCATTGAGGCTGTGGCTCAACGCATGGTCAGCCTGGCGCCGGGGTCAAAGGTGGGCGACAGCGGTTTCACGGCCCGGCAATTGGGTGGTATGACCCAGCTGGATCACAGTGAGCTGGAAAAGACTTTCGATAAAAAACTGCCGTATGTAATCGATTACCGCAAAACCAGAGACTGA
- a CDS encoding YajD family HNH nuclease translates to MSSTNPPSHTAKLDRILADAQRDREMGYRDKALKMYPHVCGRCAREFAGKRLSELTVHHRNHNHDDNPQDGSNWELLCLYCHDNEHSRYTDQQYFGEGSTSSPSIAKATHNPFAALAGLMKKDD, encoded by the coding sequence ATGAGCTCGACTAACCCGCCCTCACACACCGCCAAGCTGGACCGCATCCTCGCCGATGCCCAGCGCGACCGCGAAATGGGCTATCGCGACAAAGCCTTGAAGATGTACCCCCACGTCTGCGGCCGTTGCGCCCGTGAATTCGCCGGCAAGCGCCTGAGTGAGCTGACCGTACACCACCGTAACCACAACCATGATGACAATCCCCAGGACGGCTCCAACTGGGAGTTGCTGTGCCTGTATTGCCACGACAACGAACATTCGCGCTACACCGACCAGCAGTACTTCGGCGAAGGCTCCACCAGCAGCCCGAGCATTGCCAAGGCGACGCATAATCCGTTTGCGGCGTTGGCGGGGTTGATGAAGAAAGACGACTGA
- a CDS encoding RNA methyltransferase, with the protein MGNKRYSCIGLYNPKSPENVGSVMRAAGCYGVASVFYTGVRYERARDFITDTKKVHHDIPLIGIDDLKKILPLGCIPVAVELVEGARPLPEYTHPDRALYIFGPEDGSLDKEIRDWCEDVIYIPTTGCMNLAATVNVVLYDRLAKGNNTRSGPKY; encoded by the coding sequence GTGGGCAATAAACGCTACAGCTGCATCGGTCTGTATAACCCCAAATCCCCCGAAAACGTCGGCTCGGTAATGCGTGCCGCCGGCTGCTACGGCGTGGCCTCGGTGTTCTACACCGGCGTGCGTTACGAGCGCGCCCGGGATTTCATCACCGACACCAAGAAGGTCCACCACGACATTCCGCTGATCGGCATCGACGACCTGAAAAAGATCCTGCCCCTGGGCTGCATCCCGGTCGCCGTGGAACTGGTGGAAGGCGCCCGCCCGCTGCCTGAATACACCCACCCCGACCGCGCGCTGTATATCTTCGGCCCCGAAGACGGCTCCCTGGACAAGGAGATCCGCGACTGGTGCGAAGACGTGATTTATATCCCCACCACCGGCTGCATGAACCTGGCGGCCACGGTCAACGTGGTGCTCTACGACCGCCTGGCCAAGGGCAACAACACCCGCTCGGGCCCCAAGTACTGA
- a CDS encoding DUF2892 domain-containing protein → MSDSKILQPIIDATPLRTQPAQNVHGWERIGSVAGGVMMAGKGLRRGGIFGLIQVAIGGMALARGFTGHCSLKDRLEHGRQEMNSVRTKIERAGEELKNLKTQAEVEAEKAVKPKA, encoded by the coding sequence ATGAGCGACAGCAAAATCTTGCAACCTATCATCGACGCCACGCCTTTGAGGACTCAGCCCGCCCAGAATGTGCATGGCTGGGAACGCATCGGTTCGGTGGCAGGCGGCGTGATGATGGCCGGCAAAGGCCTGCGCCGGGGTGGGATTTTTGGGTTGATCCAGGTGGCGATTGGCGGCATGGCCCTGGCCCGTGGTTTCACCGGCCATTGTTCGCTCAAGGACAGGCTGGAACATGGCCGTCAGGAAATGAACAGCGTGCGCACCAAGATCGAGCGGGCTGGGGAAGAGCTGAAGAACTTGAAGACCCAGGCCGAAGTGGAGGCTGAGAAGGCAGTAAAACCCAAAGCCTGA
- a CDS encoding YcgN family cysteine cluster protein, whose product MAAKVEPFWIRKTLEQLDQQEWESLCDGCGLCCLQKLEDEDDNSVYYTRIACKLLDLKTCQCTDYPNRRASVPDCIQLTPGQADQFKWLPPTCGYRLVSERKDLPLWHHLVCGDRDAVHHERISQSGRMLSEGSVPEDDWEDYLIFRAG is encoded by the coding sequence ATGGCCGCCAAAGTCGAACCTTTCTGGATACGCAAAACCCTTGAGCAGCTCGATCAGCAGGAGTGGGAGTCATTGTGCGATGGCTGTGGCCTGTGCTGCCTGCAAAAGCTTGAAGATGAAGACGACAACAGCGTCTATTACACGCGTATCGCCTGCAAGCTGCTCGACCTGAAAACCTGCCAGTGCACCGATTACCCCAACCGCCGCGCATCGGTGCCGGACTGTATCCAGCTCACCCCGGGCCAGGCCGACCAATTCAAATGGTTGCCCCCGACCTGTGGCTACCGCTTGGTCAGCGAGCGCAAGGATCTGCCGCTCTGGCACCATCTGGTCTGCGGCGACCGTGACGCGGTGCACCACGAACGCATTTCCCAGTCCGGGCGCATGCTCAGCGAAGGCAGCGTGCCCGAGGACGACTGGGAGGACTACCTGATCTTCCGCGCAGGCTGA